One Lachnospiraceae bacterium C1.1 genomic region harbors:
- the sstT gene encoding serine/threonine transporter SstT: MEALKKAVNCYNKTSLIVRIAIGLLIGIVLALTVPNIEWISFIGEIFVGALKSIAPVLVFVLVTASLCRGREKLGHQFRTVILLYVVSTFLAAVVSVIASFIFPVSIKLTESAEAEVIPSGLAEVIKNLLLGMVSNPLQSLSDGKYLGILFWSAFLGLALKGVASDSTKEFFANGADAVSQVVRWIINLAPFGIMGLVYSNISTNGMSIFVDYGAVLFLLVGCMLTVALVVDPLIAFICLRRNPYPLVLRCLRESGVTAFFTRSSAANIPINMELCEKLGLDKEMYSVSIPLGATINMDGAAVTITVLTLAAARTMNIEVSLGAALVLSFIAALAACGASGVAGGSLLLIPMACSLFGISQDVAMQVVGVGFIIGVIQDSVETALNSSGDVMFAATAEFMQWKKEGRKLPDFLK; the protein is encoded by the coding sequence ATGGAAGCGTTAAAAAAAGCAGTTAATTGTTACAACAAAACAAGTCTGATAGTGAGGATAGCGATAGGACTTCTGATAGGTATCGTACTTGCACTCACAGTACCTAATATAGAGTGGATATCCTTCATAGGAGAAATTTTTGTAGGGGCTCTTAAGTCGATAGCACCGGTGCTGGTATTTGTGTTGGTAACTGCATCTTTATGCCGTGGACGTGAAAAGCTTGGACATCAGTTCAGAACGGTCATTTTATTATATGTAGTCAGTACTTTTCTTGCAGCAGTAGTTTCTGTAATAGCAAGTTTTATATTCCCGGTTTCGATCAAGCTCACAGAGAGCGCTGAGGCAGAGGTGATCCCATCAGGACTTGCAGAAGTTATAAAAAATCTTTTGCTTGGAATGGTATCAAATCCCCTTCAGTCACTTTCTGACGGAAAATATCTGGGTATCCTTTTCTGGTCGGCATTCTTAGGTCTTGCGCTTAAAGGTGTGGCATCAGACAGCACAAAAGAATTCTTTGCAAATGGTGCGGATGCGGTTTCGCAGGTAGTCAGATGGATCATCAACCTGGCACCTTTTGGAATAATGGGACTTGTTTATTCAAATATATCAACGAACGGTATGTCGATATTTGTTGACTATGGAGCAGTATTGTTCCTTCTTGTAGGATGTATGCTGACGGTCGCACTGGTGGTAGACCCGCTCATAGCTTTCATATGCTTAAGGAGAAATCCCTATCCGCTGGTATTGCGATGCTTAAGAGAGTCCGGAGTAACGGCTTTCTTTACAAGAAGCTCGGCAGCCAATATTCCCATTAACATGGAATTATGTGAGAAGCTGGGACTTGATAAGGAGATGTATTCCGTATCAATACCGCTTGGCGCCACTATAAATATGGATGGTGCAGCAGTTACTATCACGGTGCTCACTCTGGCAGCGGCAAGAACGATGAATATTGAGGTAAGCTTAGGTGCAGCCCTTGTTCTTTCATTTATTGCAGCCCTTGCTGCATGTGGCGCATCAGGAGTTGCAGGCGGCTCGCTTCTGCTCATACCTATGGCATGTTCGCTTTTCGGTATATCACAGGATGTCGCAATGCAGGTAGTCGGTGTTGGTTTCATAATAGGAGTTATACAGGATTCCGTAGAAACAGCACTCAATTCGTCAGGTGATGTAATGTTTGCAGCTACTGCTGAATTTATGCAGTGGAAAAAAGAAGGAAGAAAGCTTCCGGATTTCCTTAAATAA